One part of the Salinivirga cyanobacteriivorans genome encodes these proteins:
- a CDS encoding alanine racemase, translating into MAHLNIKISEIKKNIRTITRYLDQYDVKWSLVTKVFSGDREFLRRLLTPEIVKNLHSVGDSRLTSLKNLKAVYPEIQTIYIKPPARVYADDVVKYADISLNSSYNTIVALNEAAKKQKKTHKIILMVEMGELREGIDRDNLVNFYKRVFEMSNIEVIGLGSNLGCMYGVEPTYDKLLQLSLYKRLIECKFNKKMDFVSGGSSITLPLLEKGNVPPEINHFRIGEAAFFGTSPYDNNQFLELSTDTFNFYANLIELEEKGIVPDGIINEANIGHTAGFKEVDLDKTTYKGIVDFGMLDVDYHDLTPKDPEIKFVGTTSDMTVYDLGENIDDKGNKKYSINDAICFKPSYMAAARLLHSKFIDLSFEDE; encoded by the coding sequence ATGGCACATCTGAATATTAAGATAAGCGAAATAAAGAAAAATATACGAACCATTACCCGGTATCTGGATCAGTACGATGTGAAGTGGAGCCTGGTAACGAAGGTTTTTTCAGGCGATCGTGAGTTTTTGAGAAGACTACTGACTCCGGAAATTGTGAAAAACCTGCATTCTGTTGGTGATTCTCGTCTTACCAGTCTTAAAAATCTTAAGGCGGTTTACCCCGAGATCCAAACCATTTATATTAAACCTCCGGCCAGAGTATATGCAGACGATGTTGTAAAATATGCCGACATCTCACTTAATTCATCATATAACACCATTGTGGCTCTAAATGAGGCAGCAAAAAAACAAAAAAAGACCCACAAAATTATTTTAATGGTTGAAATGGGCGAATTGCGTGAGGGTATTGATCGTGACAACCTTGTGAACTTTTATAAACGGGTTTTTGAAATGTCTAACATTGAGGTTATTGGGCTGGGCTCAAACCTTGGTTGTATGTATGGTGTTGAGCCTACCTACGATAAACTACTGCAATTATCACTGTACAAAAGGTTAATTGAATGTAAATTCAATAAGAAAATGGATTTTGTTTCCGGTGGTAGTTCGATCACATTGCCTTTACTTGAAAAAGGAAATGTGCCACCTGAAATAAACCACTTCAGAATAGGTGAAGCTGCCTTTTTTGGCACAAGTCCGTATGATAATAATCAGTTCCTTGAACTATCTACCGATACGTTTAACTTCTATGCCAACCTTATTGAGCTGGAAGAAAAAGGCATTGTGCCCGATGGCATAATCAATGAAGCTAATATTGGCCACACTGCAGGTTTTAAAGAAGTTGATCTGGATAAGACTACCTACAAGGGAATTGTCGACTTTGGTATGCTCGATGTCGATTATCACGACCTGACGCCCAAAGACCCTGAAATTAAATTTGTGGGGACAACTTCTGACATGACTGTTTATGATTTGGGTGAGAATATTGACGATAAAGGCAATAAGAAATATTCTATTAACGATGCCATTTGTTTTAAACCCTCGTATATGGCTGCAGCAAGGTTGCTTCATTCTAAATTTATCGACCTCTCATTTGAAGATGAATAG
- a CDS encoding glycosyltransferase family 4 protein: MQILMLANKMPYPPKDGGSIATLSMAKAFVKLGHRVTILAMNTYKHHFEVEDLPDDLKSEIDFYTVYVDTSIKPPEVLTNLIFSRLPYNAKRFISSAYKQKLVKLLREKQFDIVQLEGLYLYPYIGIIRKHFTGPVSFRAHNVEHEIWRRSLTNQRQGIKRMYMKVLTNRMEQFEVRSLNKFDLLVPITERDGHVFEFLGNNSPKCIAPVGIDLENYKYKAPTGYKPELAFIGSLDWMPNLEGIDWFLDKVWPEIIKQNPDVKFHIAGRNAPPKYEHKIKRRNVIFHGEVNDALDYLNEFAFMVVPLLSGSGMRVKIVEGMATGRVVFTTTIGAEGLNAADKENIFIDDDPSKMAHTILETIKKPEKVTEVSKNARSFIEAEFDNTEIAQRLIDFFNSHLNSAEA, translated from the coding sequence ATGCAGATATTAATGTTGGCCAATAAAATGCCTTATCCACCCAAAGATGGAGGTTCTATAGCTACACTATCGATGGCAAAAGCTTTTGTTAAATTGGGGCACAGGGTAACCATTTTGGCAATGAACACCTATAAGCACCATTTTGAAGTTGAGGATTTACCTGATGATTTAAAATCAGAGATCGATTTTTATACCGTTTATGTTGATACCTCAATTAAACCACCTGAAGTATTAACGAACCTGATTTTTTCACGTTTGCCATATAATGCCAAAAGATTTATATCATCTGCCTACAAGCAAAAACTCGTGAAATTACTTCGCGAAAAACAATTTGATATTGTTCAGCTCGAAGGTTTGTATCTTTACCCTTATATCGGTATAATACGGAAGCACTTTACCGGACCTGTTTCATTCAGAGCGCACAATGTAGAGCACGAAATCTGGCGCAGGAGCCTCACAAATCAAAGACAGGGCATTAAGCGGATGTATATGAAAGTGCTTACCAATCGTATGGAGCAATTTGAGGTACGCTCACTTAATAAATTCGACTTGCTTGTGCCTATCACCGAAAGGGATGGACACGTTTTTGAATTTTTGGGAAATAATTCTCCAAAATGTATTGCCCCGGTTGGCATTGATCTCGAAAACTATAAATATAAAGCGCCTACCGGTTATAAACCTGAACTTGCCTTTATTGGCTCACTGGATTGGATGCCCAATCTGGAAGGTATAGACTGGTTTCTTGATAAAGTATGGCCCGAAATTATTAAACAAAACCCTGATGTAAAGTTTCATATTGCCGGACGAAATGCACCGCCAAAATATGAGCATAAAATAAAACGCCGGAACGTAATTTTTCACGGCGAAGTAAATGATGCACTTGATTACCTCAATGAATTTGCATTTATGGTTGTACCTCTGTTGTCAGGAAGCGGTATGCGGGTTAAAATCGTGGAAGGTATGGCCACGGGCAGGGTTGTTTTTACAACTACTATTGGTGCCGAAGGACTAAATGCCGCTGACAAGGAGAATATTTTTATTGATGATGACCCTTCGAAAATGGCACATACCATACTGGAGACAATAAAAAAACCGGAAAAAGTAACTGAGGTTTCTAAAAATGCAAGATCATTTATTGAAGCTGAATTTGATAATACTGAAATCGCCCAACGGCTGATTGATTTTTTCAATTCTCATTTAAACAGCGCTGAGGCATGA
- a CDS encoding GNAT family N-acetyltransferase, whose amino-acid sequence MLDIVKITKEEEFKKTSREEFLDFMFTHLDRFGDPKEDINKSIDYAFSDAKSEGGFLLAAFYEDKLVGGLVMNETGMSGYIPENILVYVAVDAKYRGKGFGGEIVKESFKQAKGDVKLHVEYDNPAKRLYERLGFKNKYAEMRYDNK is encoded by the coding sequence ATGTTAGACATTGTAAAAATTACAAAAGAGGAAGAATTTAAAAAGACGAGTAGAGAAGAGTTTTTAGATTTTATGTTTACTCACCTGGATCGATTTGGAGATCCTAAGGAAGACATAAACAAATCAATAGATTATGCATTTTCTGATGCCAAATCAGAAGGCGGCTTTTTATTAGCGGCATTTTATGAAGATAAGCTTGTTGGCGGCCTCGTTATGAACGAAACGGGCATGTCAGGATATATTCCGGAAAATATTCTTGTATATGTTGCGGTAGATGCTAAATACAGAGGAAAAGGATTTGGTGGTGAGATTGTTAAAGAATCTTTCAAACAGGCCAAAGGAGACGTGAAACTGCATGTTGAATATGATAATCCGGCGAAAAGACTTTACGAGCGACTTGGTTTTAAAAACAAGTACGCTGAAATGCGGTACGATAACAAATAA
- a CDS encoding LptF/LptG family permease — protein MKKLNLFILKSFIGPFIATFFVAIFVLLMQFLWRYVDDLVGKGLGFDIIAQMLGLASATMVPTALPLAILLSSLMTFGNLAEHNELVAMKAAGISLFRIMQPLMWFAVATMIGAFLFSNYVLPVANLKGRTLIYDIKKQPAEVMIPEGTFYNGIEGRSIRVGKKDDDSDMMYNILIYDHTEKRGNNFVTHADSGTLVFTENRDYLILTLFNGTSYDEKKPQRGRKAHAYPMERVIFEKEQLLFDLTNLDMERTDENLFKNNYQMLSVDQLTYTIDSLDDETVERRDKYTDNLIKRNYFKRLNKNQDSLFLQDFANVESYPFDTLYQKFNSRLKGIIVSSALSYARSAQTQIHSARNTMRNKKTWLNKHKIAWHKKFTYSFACLLLFFVGAPLGAIIRKGGMGLPTVISIVLFLMYYIISITGEKYGKEGAADPTLGMWVATIVFIPLGVYLTIQASKDRVVFNIDKYIVAIQNAINRFMAFRRYRKMKRS, from the coding sequence GTGAAAAAACTTAATCTATTTATATTAAAGTCATTCATTGGCCCTTTCATTGCCACATTTTTTGTGGCTATTTTTGTATTGCTCATGCAATTCTTATGGCGTTATGTCGACGACCTTGTGGGTAAAGGGCTTGGCTTCGATATTATTGCACAAATGTTAGGGTTGGCAAGTGCCACTATGGTGCCCACCGCACTGCCTCTTGCTATTTTGCTCTCTTCACTCATGACATTTGGTAACCTGGCCGAACACAATGAGCTGGTTGCCATGAAAGCTGCAGGCATTTCACTGTTCCGTATCATGCAGCCTCTGATGTGGTTTGCAGTCGCTACAATGATTGGGGCGTTCCTTTTTTCTAACTATGTACTTCCAGTGGCAAATCTTAAAGGGCGAACCCTTATTTATGATATAAAAAAACAACCTGCCGAAGTAATGATACCCGAAGGCACTTTTTATAATGGCATTGAGGGGCGGTCCATAAGAGTAGGAAAAAAGGACGATGATTCTGATATGATGTACAATATTCTTATTTATGATCATACAGAAAAGCGGGGAAATAATTTCGTTACACACGCAGATTCTGGAACACTTGTATTTACAGAAAACAGGGATTATCTAATACTAACGCTGTTCAATGGTACCTCATACGATGAGAAAAAACCACAGAGAGGCAGGAAAGCACATGCCTACCCAATGGAGAGGGTCATTTTTGAGAAAGAACAGTTGCTGTTCGACCTTACAAATTTAGATATGGAGCGAACAGATGAAAATTTGTTTAAAAATAATTATCAGATGCTCAGCGTCGATCAGTTGACCTATACTATCGATTCTCTTGATGATGAGACTGTTGAGCGCAGAGATAAGTATACAGACAACTTAATTAAACGTAATTATTTTAAACGGCTCAATAAAAACCAGGATTCATTATTCTTACAAGATTTTGCGAATGTAGAATCATACCCTTTTGATACGCTTTATCAGAAATTTAATTCACGATTGAAAGGTATTATTGTTTCTTCTGCCCTCAGTTATGCAAGATCGGCACAAACACAGATACATAGTGCCCGCAACACCATGAGAAACAAAAAAACATGGCTCAATAAGCATAAAATCGCATGGCACAAGAAATTTACCTATTCCTTTGCGTGTCTGTTGCTCTTTTTTGTAGGAGCGCCCCTCGGAGCGATCATCAGGAAAGGGGGTATGGGATTGCCCACTGTAATTAGTATTGTGTTGTTTTTAATGTACTATATTATTTCTATTACCGGAGAAAAATATGGTAAAGAAGGTGCTGCCGATCCAACATTAGGAATGTGGGTGGCTACAATTGTGTTTATTCCATTGGGCGTTTATTTAACCATTCAGGCATCGAAAGACAGGGTTGTATTTAATATTGATAAATATATTGTTGCTATTCAAAATGCAATAAACCGGTTTATGGCATTCAGAAGGTACCGTAAAATGAAACGATCGTGA
- a CDS encoding T9SS type A sorting domain-containing protein, whose translation MKTLLITTLIFLCHINLNSQSISKDVISTSGENFENQNLGVKLSYTLGETVTGSYYDALSGLYLEQGFQSGAIDNVNAIADHSLSDQLHIYPNPFSNFLNIEFTNDNLADYQIKLYNNLGKLQKLYQERGKTTLNMQDLEPGIYYLFITYNNNILSQTKVIKQ comes from the coding sequence ATGAAAACGCTTTTAATCACCACATTGATATTTCTTTGCCATATCAACTTAAACTCCCAGTCTATTTCTAAAGATGTAATCAGTACTTCAGGGGAAAATTTTGAAAACCAGAACCTGGGGGTAAAGTTATCATATACCCTTGGTGAAACAGTTACCGGCAGCTATTACGATGCACTGTCTGGATTGTACCTGGAGCAGGGATTTCAATCAGGTGCAATAGATAACGTAAACGCCATTGCAGACCACAGTTTGTCTGATCAGTTACATATTTACCCCAACCCCTTCAGCAACTTTTTAAACATAGAATTTACAAACGACAATTTAGCAGATTATCAAATCAAGCTTTACAATAACCTGGGGAAATTGCAAAAATTATATCAGGAAAGGGGCAAAACAACCCTAAACATGCAAGATCTCGAGCCCGGAATCTATTACCTTTTTATAACCTATAACAATAATATATTAAGTCAAACTAAAGTCATAAAACAATAA
- a CDS encoding glycosyltransferase family 2 protein → MIYLFWILLFLVIYSYAVYPVLLYVFGYLFGRNRKKLPSPDTEQLPGITLLVTAFNERDFVDEKIRNSEKLKYPADKLTLLWVTDGSNDGTPEKVAAYPQVKLMHEDARRGKIHAMNRAAQAVDSDIIVFCDANTFLTEDTLINIARHFQDPKIGCVAGEKQIIDSNSAAGAGEGAYWKYESTIKKLDYRFNTTLGAAGELFAVRKNLYEPVESDTVLDDFIISLRIAAQGYAVAYEPGAIAREFPSYSVSEEMKRKVRIAAGGFQSLKRLSFLLNPLKYPRLAFQFISHKVFRWLICPLALLVLIPVHVAVVWFNPDNLLYVILAIAHLLVYTTALSGWVLEQQKFPSVFYLPYYFVTTNFAQIRGLARYLKKSQTVNWERAKRAR, encoded by the coding sequence ATGATTTACCTTTTTTGGATACTGCTTTTTTTGGTGATTTATAGTTATGCAGTATATCCTGTGTTGTTATATGTGTTCGGATATTTGTTCGGGAGGAATCGCAAAAAACTACCCTCACCAGACACAGAACAACTTCCTGGAATCACACTTCTTGTTACCGCTTTTAATGAACGGGATTTTGTTGATGAAAAAATACGAAATTCAGAAAAGCTGAAATATCCAGCAGATAAACTAACATTATTATGGGTTACTGATGGCTCAAATGACGGAACTCCCGAAAAAGTTGCAGCGTATCCACAGGTGAAACTTATGCATGAAGATGCACGCCGCGGTAAAATACATGCCATGAATCGTGCTGCGCAGGCAGTAGACTCAGATATTATTGTGTTTTGCGATGCCAATACTTTTTTAACTGAGGATACATTAATCAATATTGCCCGTCATTTTCAGGATCCTAAAATTGGATGCGTAGCCGGAGAAAAACAAATAATAGATAGTAATTCAGCAGCCGGAGCAGGTGAAGGGGCCTATTGGAAGTATGAATCCACCATAAAAAAACTTGATTACCGTTTTAATACCACACTTGGTGCGGCCGGAGAGCTATTTGCAGTGCGCAAAAATTTATATGAACCGGTAGAATCAGACACGGTGCTCGATGATTTTATTATATCATTGAGGATTGCTGCTCAGGGCTATGCTGTAGCATATGAACCGGGAGCTATTGCCCGTGAATTTCCCTCTTACAGTGTTTCAGAAGAGATGAAAAGAAAAGTAAGAATCGCTGCAGGTGGTTTTCAGTCATTAAAAAGATTGAGCTTCTTACTGAACCCATTAAAATATCCACGTTTGGCATTCCAGTTTATTTCGCATAAGGTGTTTCGCTGGCTGATATGCCCTTTGGCATTACTGGTATTAATTCCTGTACATGTTGCTGTAGTGTGGTTTAATCCCGATAATTTGCTATATGTAATACTTGCAATAGCCCACTTACTTGTGTATACAACTGCACTTAGTGGCTGGGTCCTGGAACAACAAAAGTTTCCATCCGTATTTTATTTGCCTTATTATTTTGTAACTACAAATTTTGCACAAATACGTGGACTGGCAAGGTACTTGAAGAAATCTCAGACAGTTAACTGGGAAAGAGCTAAAAGAGCCCGTTAA
- a CDS encoding START-like domain-containing protein, with translation MSKDKYTLEYPFNSSPKVLFNRLSTASGLSEWFADDVYVNDKTFTFVWDGMEQKAEMLIRKTPEIVKFKWLNEEEDQVSEMDPYFEFRIRKDDLTGETALLITDFADDDDKDDAIELWDTQINALKHKLGL, from the coding sequence ATGTCAAAAGATAAATATACGCTGGAGTATCCTTTTAATTCTTCCCCAAAAGTTTTGTTCAACAGGCTCAGTACAGCAAGTGGATTATCAGAATGGTTTGCAGATGATGTCTATGTCAATGATAAAACATTTACATTTGTTTGGGATGGTATGGAGCAGAAAGCAGAAATGTTAATTCGTAAAACACCTGAAATAGTTAAGTTCAAATGGCTCAATGAAGAGGAAGACCAAGTAAGTGAGATGGATCCTTATTTTGAATTTAGAATCAGAAAAGATGACCTTACCGGCGAAACAGCACTACTTATTACGGATTTTGCCGACGATGATGATAAAGATGATGCTATAGAGCTTTGGGATACACAGATTAACGCACTTAAACACAAATTAGGCCTTTAA
- a CDS encoding bZIP transcription factor codes for MKNLMAIILAVITLSTYAQPNTFNYQGVMRDQDGTLMTNTSAMLELSVLDMTEMPVYTETHDITTNDFGQFSIHVGAGVPVSGDFNSINWGSGEYMLSTSVSLDGGANYTVLGVSPILAVPYALHAANSAMPEGVQGQILTFNGNNWVSTGALTLMENKLAIGAEPGIPKLLIQGDASYGETDPIFEVRNSQGMPIFSVYEDGVEIHIDESSKSAKGGFAVGGLTGGKDKTVTNYFKVAPDSVRIYVKEEEDIGKAQKGGFAVGGLTGGKNIPYNLFTVSPDSTRIYVQEQTGKAQKGGFAVGGLTGGKRGAYDLFRLTPDSTRFYVPNSGPDFPNRSGFAVEELSTGKEGQGVQYLNLSSQGIQMTHTSPYEFLALGGFNVISGQPPELPDTTGIRVLPGSSIIEPYLNKKQTLNEQRAIIEKQKARIDELEKQVKAIKEMLDKQQD; via the coding sequence ATGAAAAACTTAATGGCTATTATTTTGGCTGTGATTACCCTGAGCACTTATGCACAGCCAAACACATTCAATTACCAGGGTGTAATGAGAGACCAGGATGGGACACTCATGACCAATACATCAGCCATGCTCGAGTTGTCTGTTTTAGACATGACCGAGATGCCTGTTTACACTGAAACACATGATATTACCACCAATGATTTTGGTCAGTTTTCAATACATGTAGGAGCCGGTGTTCCCGTATCTGGAGATTTTAATTCTATTAACTGGGGGAGCGGCGAATACATGCTTTCAACCTCAGTATCGCTTGATGGAGGAGCAAACTACACTGTACTGGGGGTATCACCAATTTTAGCAGTGCCTTATGCATTGCATGCTGCTAACAGCGCTATGCCCGAAGGCGTACAGGGACAAATTTTAACATTTAATGGTAACAATTGGGTTTCTACTGGTGCTTTAACACTGATGGAAAATAAACTGGCAATCGGAGCTGAACCCGGGATACCAAAATTGCTCATACAGGGTGATGCTTCATATGGGGAAACCGATCCTATTTTTGAAGTAAGAAATAGCCAGGGGATGCCCATATTCTCTGTATACGAAGATGGTGTAGAGATACATATTGACGAATCGTCAAAAAGTGCTAAAGGAGGTTTCGCTGTGGGCGGACTTACAGGAGGAAAAGATAAAACAGTAACCAATTATTTTAAGGTTGCACCCGACAGTGTGCGCATATATGTAAAAGAAGAAGAAGATATAGGTAAAGCCCAGAAAGGTGGTTTTGCCGTAGGTGGACTCACGGGAGGTAAAAATATTCCTTACAATTTGTTTACAGTTTCGCCCGACAGCACCAGAATATATGTTCAGGAACAAACAGGCAAAGCTCAAAAAGGTGGTTTTGCAGTGGGTGGCCTTACAGGGGGTAAAAGAGGCGCTTATGATCTTTTCAGGCTAACCCCTGACAGTACCAGATTTTATGTTCCGAACTCCGGACCAGATTTTCCCAACCGCAGTGGCTTTGCTGTGGAGGAGCTAAGTACCGGAAAAGAAGGCCAGGGTGTACAATACCTGAATCTCTCTTCGCAGGGCATACAAATGACACACACAAGTCCGTATGAATTTTTGGCCCTTGGCGGCTTTAACGTAATCAGTGGTCAACCACCCGAATTACCTGATACGACAGGTATTAGAGTACTGCCGGGAAGCAGCATTATTGAACCCTACTTGAACAAAAAACAAACTCTAAATGAGCAAAGAGCCATCATTGAAAAACAAAAAGCAAGAATTGATGAACTGGAAAAACAGGTAAAAGCAATAAAAGAGATGTTGGATAAACAGCAAGACTAA
- a CDS encoding bifunctional 3,4-dihydroxy-2-butanone-4-phosphate synthase/GTP cyclohydrolase II: MSNQNDTYQLNTIPEAIEEIKKGNILIVVDDEDRENEGDFITAAELITPEKVNFMAKYGRGLICAPIPEGRCEDLDLELMVGKNTALHETPFTVSVDLLGHGCTTGISAADRSKTIKALVEDETTPEDLGRPGHIFPLKAKEKGVIRRAGHTEAAVDLTRLAGLKPGGALVEIMNDDGTMARLPELMEMAEKFDLKIISIKDLIAYKLRKESSVIRGVEVDMPTEYGHFRLIPFLQKTNGIEHVALIKGDWDEKDTVLARVHSSCVTGDIFGSKRCDCGEQLHKAMKAIEEEGRGAIVYLSQEGRGIGLMNKIKAYKLQEEGYDTVEANEKLGFDPDERDYGIGAQILRELGVRKLKLLTNNPIKRVGLEGYGIEIIENVPIEIEPNPHNMFYLKTKRDKMHHHFKFFQYEVDELKQRDEKKKKQ; this comes from the coding sequence ATGAGTAACCAAAACGATACATACCAACTGAATACTATTCCGGAAGCTATTGAAGAAATTAAAAAAGGTAATATTCTGATAGTGGTAGACGATGAAGACAGAGAAAATGAAGGTGATTTTATAACAGCAGCAGAACTTATAACCCCTGAGAAGGTCAACTTTATGGCCAAATATGGTCGGGGCCTGATTTGTGCCCCAATTCCTGAAGGCCGCTGCGAAGACCTTGACCTGGAATTAATGGTAGGCAAAAATACGGCATTACACGAAACACCTTTTACGGTATCTGTAGATTTGCTTGGGCATGGATGTACAACAGGTATTTCAGCTGCTGATCGCTCAAAAACAATAAAAGCCCTTGTGGAGGATGAAACAACTCCTGAAGACCTGGGACGTCCAGGTCATATCTTTCCACTTAAAGCAAAAGAAAAGGGTGTGATCCGGCGTGCCGGTCATACAGAAGCTGCTGTAGATTTAACACGTCTGGCCGGACTTAAGCCCGGTGGTGCACTCGTCGAAATCATGAATGACGACGGTACCATGGCCCGGCTCCCGGAGCTTATGGAAATGGCAGAAAAGTTTGATCTCAAAATCATTTCTATTAAAGACCTCATTGCATATAAACTACGAAAAGAGAGCTCTGTAATAAGAGGAGTAGAGGTCGACATGCCCACTGAATATGGACATTTCAGGCTAATTCCGTTCCTTCAGAAAACCAATGGAATAGAACATGTTGCACTGATAAAAGGCGATTGGGATGAAAAAGATACTGTATTGGCAAGGGTGCATAGCTCCTGTGTAACCGGTGATATTTTTGGCTCAAAAAGATGCGACTGCGGTGAGCAATTGCATAAAGCAATGAAAGCAATCGAAGAAGAAGGAAGAGGTGCAATAGTTTACCTCAGTCAGGAAGGGCGCGGCATAGGCCTAATGAATAAAATAAAGGCCTACAAACTACAGGAAGAAGGGTATGATACCGTCGAAGCTAATGAAAAGCTGGGTTTTGACCCCGATGAGCGCGACTATGGAATAGGAGCTCAGATACTACGTGAGCTAGGAGTACGTAAACTAAAATTACTTACAAATAATCCGATAAAACGTGTCGGTTTAGAAGGATATGGCATTGAAATAATAGAAAACGTACCGATCGAAATCGAGCCTAATCCACACAATATGTTTTATCTGAAAACTAAACGTGATAAAATGCATCATCATTTTAAGTTTTTTCAATATGAGGTTGATGAACTTAAACAACGGGATGAAAAGAAAAAAAAACAGTGA
- a CDS encoding DUF2490 domain-containing protein — protein sequence MRYTKMRSTVFLFIFLLFGINELRADNDPDFYWEPKLSTSYKLSTRYTLQAGANIRQDLQWGTADYSGIRKAEAQVFATRATFTGNKLSLGYVYSGSNQFRPSRKVENRLTFQYKFKTSFISNKFSHRARFENRFYTENYFTRLRYRLSYSAPINGARLDEGEFYWIVSDEILYNFNNKNHDVENRLSLGLGWLPSKKQKVQFALQYRGSDINTSEVGHAVFLSTAYYFGI from the coding sequence ATGAGGTATACTAAAATGCGAAGTACAGTATTTCTTTTTATTTTTCTGCTATTTGGTATCAACGAGCTTAGAGCAGATAATGATCCGGACTTTTATTGGGAACCCAAATTGTCTACCTCTTATAAATTATCAACACGATATACCTTGCAGGCAGGAGCCAATATCAGACAGGATTTACAATGGGGCACAGCAGATTATTCAGGTATTAGAAAAGCTGAGGCGCAGGTTTTTGCAACCAGAGCTACTTTTACAGGGAATAAATTAAGTTTAGGATATGTTTACTCTGGCAGTAATCAGTTCAGGCCTTCACGAAAAGTTGAAAACCGCCTGACCTTTCAATACAAGTTCAAAACCTCATTTATTAGCAATAAATTTAGCCACAGAGCGCGATTCGAAAACCGTTTCTATACAGAAAATTATTTTACCAGGTTAAGATACCGCTTAAGCTATAGTGCGCCAATTAACGGTGCACGACTCGATGAGGGAGAATTTTACTGGATCGTTTCAGACGAAATACTCTATAACTTTAATAATAAAAACCATGATGTCGAAAACCGGTTGAGTTTGGGGTTGGGGTGGCTTCCATCAAAAAAACAGAAAGTTCAGTTTGCATTACAGTATCGCGGGTCTGATATTAATACCAGTGAAGTTGGACACGCTGTTTTTCTCTCCACAGCCTATTATTTCGGAATATAA
- a CDS encoding transglutaminase domain-containing protein: MKKLKTILLILLTATFVQGQNYEQMDNYVRALEFKSNVDLVEMAEEITAKSNTDEERLRAIFVWIAHNIEYDVKSFKSGKIPNSTAIGVVQKGRAVCEGYSNLFQELASNVGIKSFIVSGFSKGYGYQNRKKLETSDHAWNIVLLNNDWYLIDATWGAGHLNMRGRYVPAMQEKYFMADPAFFVTEHLPEDPAMQLLPCPIKPKEFLQDSSKVLKIARSKEKCYSYRDTLAAYIQLDTVQQKVASAERMYRYFNDNVYKPAILLNQAAYAYSKPLNDGSVDLNKKLELAQKSLKYYKRAEEILSGAARPHERDLKRMVKQNIANVEKFIDFYKK; the protein is encoded by the coding sequence ATGAAAAAATTAAAAACTATTCTCCTCATATTGCTTACAGCAACATTTGTACAGGGGCAAAATTATGAACAAATGGACAATTATGTTCGTGCCCTTGAGTTTAAAAGTAACGTTGATTTAGTTGAAATGGCTGAAGAAATTACAGCCAAAAGTAACACCGATGAAGAAAGGCTGCGGGCTATATTTGTATGGATCGCACATAATATAGAGTATGATGTAAAGTCATTTAAATCAGGTAAAATACCTAATTCAACAGCAATAGGTGTTGTGCAAAAAGGCAGGGCAGTATGTGAAGGTTACAGTAATTTGTTTCAGGAACTGGCATCAAATGTTGGTATAAAATCATTCATTGTTTCGGGATTCAGTAAAGGATATGGATACCAGAACCGCAAAAAACTGGAGACTTCTGATCATGCGTGGAATATTGTATTATTAAACAATGACTGGTATTTGATAGATGCTACCTGGGGGGCCGGCCACCTGAACATGAGAGGACGATATGTACCTGCAATGCAGGAAAAATATTTTATGGCTGATCCGGCATTTTTTGTCACAGAGCACTTGCCCGAAGATCCCGCAATGCAGCTATTGCCATGCCCCATTAAACCCAAAGAGTTTCTGCAAGATTCAAGCAAAGTGTTGAAAATTGCACGGAGCAAAGAAAAATGCTACAGCTATAGGGACACGCTTGCTGCGTATATTCAGCTTGACACTGTGCAACAAAAGGTGGCTTCGGCAGAAAGAATGTATCGCTATTTTAATGACAATGTTTATAAACCGGCAATACTTCTAAACCAGGCTGCCTATGCATATTCAAAGCCACTCAACGATGGTTCCGTTGATCTAAATAAGAAACTTGAACTGGCCCAAAAAAGCCTTAAGTACTATAAAAGGGCAGAGGAGATATTGAGCGGAGCTGCCAGACCGCATGAGCGGGACTTGAAGAGAATGGTGAAACAAAATATTGCCAATGTGGAGAAGTTTATCGACTTTTATAAAAAATAG